One Sphingomonas sp. LHG3406-1 genomic window carries:
- a CDS encoding DUF885 family protein, which produces MSHRLILAGASLLALAGCTTTAVPAGPTSVVVTQVAPPAPSAEEQAKAAHDELFALFSKSDDENLRRNPLNALFRGDLRYADRLGDNISDAYYAAEKAAAEQDLAGLAAIDRSRLTPTDQIAYDVFKFTTEDTLRGYQDDLLPLTRVRPMNHFFGIHTFYPTFASGQGAAPFRNLEDYENNLKRHKDYVTYLDRAIVRWREGMASGVVDTKLTVRNMIEQLDNQLKQKPAENSFLGPVRKFPDSFSAADRARLTAAYRASVDQELRPALTRVRDFLRSEYLPAARDGVGLMYLKGGPALYSYLVKSTTTLDMTPDEIHQLGLSEVARIRAGMDEVRREVGFKGDLPAFFNHLRTDPRFKMKSREALTQGYYDIGKKVDAELPRFFSITPKARLEIRPYETFREKFEAGGSYQNGTPDGARAGVFYFNAYDLPSRTTPGMTTLYLHEGAPGHHFQISLAQENEALPAFMRFGGNTAYVEGWALYAETLGYDMGFFKAPYQRFGTLSDEMLRAMRLVVDTGIHSKGWTRERAIDYMLSNSDMGRTDATAEVERYIAIPSQALAYKIGALTIQRLRTKAQTELGPRFDMRVFHDQVLNTGALPLSVLERKIEGWIAATRAA; this is translated from the coding sequence ATGTCCCATCGCCTGATCCTCGCCGGTGCCAGCCTGCTGGCCCTCGCCGGCTGCACCACCACGGCCGTGCCGGCCGGTCCGACCTCGGTGGTGGTCACCCAGGTCGCGCCGCCCGCGCCCAGCGCCGAGGAGCAGGCCAAGGCCGCGCACGACGAGCTGTTCGCCCTATTCAGCAAGAGCGACGACGAGAACCTCCGCCGCAACCCGCTGAACGCGCTGTTCCGCGGTGACCTGCGCTATGCCGACCGGCTGGGCGACAACATCTCCGATGCCTATTACGCCGCCGAGAAGGCCGCCGCCGAGCAGGACCTTGCCGGCCTCGCCGCCATCGATCGCAGCCGGCTGACCCCGACCGACCAGATCGCCTACGACGTCTTCAAGTTCACCACGGAAGACACGCTGCGCGGCTATCAGGACGATCTTCTGCCGCTCACCCGGGTGCGGCCGATGAACCACTTCTTCGGCATCCACACCTTCTACCCGACCTTCGCCAGCGGGCAGGGCGCGGCGCCGTTCCGTAACCTCGAGGACTATGAGAACAACCTCAAGCGCCACAAGGATTACGTCACCTACCTCGACCGGGCGATCGTCCGCTGGCGCGAAGGCATGGCGAGCGGCGTGGTCGACACCAAGCTCACCGTCCGCAACATGATCGAGCAGCTCGACAATCAGCTGAAGCAGAAGCCCGCCGAAAACAGCTTCCTTGGTCCCGTCCGCAAGTTCCCGGACTCCTTCTCCGCCGCCGACCGCGCGCGCCTGACCGCCGCCTACCGGGCCTCGGTCGACCAGGAACTGCGCCCGGCGCTGACCCGCGTCCGCGACTTCCTCAGGAGCGAATATCTGCCCGCCGCCCGCGACGGCGTCGGCCTCATGTACCTGAAGGGCGGTCCCGCGCTCTACAGCTACCTCGTCAAATCGACGACCACGCTCGACATGACTCCGGACGAGATCCACCAGCTCGGCCTCAGCGAAGTGGCGCGGATCAGGGCCGGGATGGACGAGGTCCGCCGCGAAGTCGGCTTCAAGGGCGACCTGCCGGCCTTCTTCAACCATCTTCGCACCGATCCCAGGTTCAAGATGAAGAGCCGGGAGGCGCTGACCCAGGGCTATTACGACATCGGCAAGAAAGTGGACGCCGAGCTTCCGCGCTTCTTCTCGATCACGCCCAAGGCGCGGCTCGAGATCCGCCCCTACGAGACCTTCCGCGAGAAGTTCGAGGCGGGCGGATCCTACCAGAACGGCACGCCCGACGGCGCGCGCGCCGGCGTCTTCTACTTCAACGCCTACGATCTGCCGAGCCGCACCACGCCCGGCATGACGACCCTCTACCTCCACGAGGGTGCGCCTGGGCACCACTTCCAGATCAGCCTCGCGCAGGAGAATGAGGCGCTGCCGGCCTTCATGCGCTTTGGCGGCAACACCGCCTATGTGGAAGGCTGGGCCCTCTATGCCGAGACGCTCGGCTACGACATGGGCTTCTTCAAGGCCCCCTATCAGCGCTTCGGCACCCTGTCGGACGAAATGCTCCGCGCCATGCGGCTGGTGGTCGATACCGGCATCCATTCCAAGGGCTGGACCCGCGAAAGGGCGATCGACTACATGCTGTCGAACAGCGACATGGGCCGAACCGACGCCACCGCCGAGGTCGAGCGCTACATCGCCATTCCGAGCCAGGCACTCGCCTACAAGATCGGCGCGCTCACCATCCAGCGGCTGCGCACCAAGGCGCAAACCGAGCTTGGGCCCAGGTTCGACATGCGCGTCTTCCACGATCAGGTGCTGAACACCGGCGCGCTGCCGCTGTCGGTACTCGAGCGCAAGATCGAGGGATGGATCGCGGCGACCAGGGCCGCGTAG
- a CDS encoding RcnB family protein — protein MRLPVLALLLLSAAGPAIAAAPDTDERAARPSEERAGRPGRSEPRFERAQRAEREEPRFERREPRERPEPRAERAAPRFEPPQQRIEQADRSERAEPQAERRSPAFGAIARGMERAQRAERGEQVPAPARSASEGRPADGLSRWREREAERRGRPAEVPPAPSPPVLAQPRSGLEGVRSADSARRPSGYSERRMHDVLRDRIAAESWRREWRRDRDYDWRRHRDWDRRRFHVGIYVDPFGWRYRDWDIGWRLPSRFYSARYWISDPWYYRLPPVYGPYRWIRYYDDVLLVDLRSGRVIDRIRNFFW, from the coding sequence ATGCGCCTTCCTGTCCTCGCCCTGCTTCTCCTTTCCGCCGCCGGGCCCGCGATTGCTGCCGCGCCGGACACCGATGAGCGCGCCGCGCGTCCCTCGGAGGAGCGCGCCGGCCGGCCCGGACGAAGCGAGCCGCGCTTCGAACGCGCCCAGCGCGCCGAGCGGGAAGAGCCACGCTTCGAACGTCGCGAGCCGCGCGAACGGCCGGAGCCGCGGGCGGAGCGCGCCGCGCCGCGCTTCGAGCCGCCACAGCAGCGGATCGAGCAGGCCGATCGTTCCGAGCGCGCCGAGCCGCAGGCGGAGCGTCGCTCGCCGGCCTTTGGTGCCATCGCCCGCGGGATGGAGCGGGCACAGCGCGCCGAGCGCGGCGAACAGGTTCCCGCGCCTGCGCGCTCGGCCAGCGAAGGACGGCCGGCCGACGGGCTTTCCCGCTGGCGCGAGCGGGAGGCGGAGCGCCGCGGCCGTCCCGCCGAAGTGCCGCCCGCGCCTTCGCCCCCCGTCCTCGCCCAGCCACGGTCCGGTCTCGAAGGCGTGCGCAGCGCGGACAGCGCACGGCGACCCAGCGGCTACAGCGAACGGCGCATGCACGACGTGCTTCGCGACCGGATCGCCGCCGAAAGCTGGCGCAGGGAATGGCGGCGCGACCGCGACTACGACTGGCGACGCCACCGCGACTGGGACCGCCGCCGTTTCCACGTGGGCATCTATGTCGATCCGTTCGGCTGGCGCTACCGCGACTGGGACATCGGCTGGCGCCTGCCGTCGCGCTTCTATTCGGCGCGCTACTGGATCAGCGACCCCTGGTATTATCGCCTGCCGCCCGTCTACGGCCCCTACCGGTGGATCCGCTATTATGACGACGTGCTGCTGGTCGACCTGCGCAGCGGACGGGTGATCGACCGCATCCGCAATTTCTTCTGGTAG
- a CDS encoding (2Fe-2S)-binding protein: protein MTRMRVNGQAIEFAMDPATPLLWALRDAANLTGTKQGCGGTGTCGACTVIVDGASALSCLLPIGSLEGADVTTVEGLASHPVALALVAEDAVQCGFCLPGFVCAVAALLQQSPRPSPEQVDALPILCSCGAQPRLRRAIERAAASMAASSPAPAPEPAAAPAAAPAANTPPPASEIVSPR from the coding sequence ATGACGAGGATGCGGGTCAACGGACAGGCGATCGAATTCGCCATGGATCCCGCCACGCCCTTGCTGTGGGCGCTGCGCGACGCGGCCAACCTCACCGGTACCAAGCAGGGCTGCGGCGGCACCGGCACGTGCGGCGCCTGCACCGTCATCGTCGATGGCGCGTCGGCCCTGTCTTGCCTGCTCCCGATCGGCTCGCTCGAAGGCGCCGACGTCACCACCGTCGAGGGCCTCGCCAGCCATCCCGTCGCGCTTGCGCTGGTCGCCGAGGATGCCGTGCAATGCGGCTTCTGCCTGCCCGGCTTCGTCTGCGCGGTGGCTGCCCTTCTCCAGCAGAGCCCGCGCCCGTCGCCGGAGCAGGTGGATGCGTTGCCGATCCTCTGCTCATGCGGCGCCCAGCCGCGCCTCAGGCGGGCGATCGAGCGGGCGGCGGCATCCATGGCCGCCTCCAGCCCCGCGCCGGCCCCGGAGCCCGCAGCAGCGCCGGCAGCGGCGCCTGCCGCGAACACCCCGCCGCCAGCATCCGAGATCGTTTCGCCTCGTTAA
- a CDS encoding alpha/beta fold hydrolase, translating into MSSIATSLGRIGLSTSGSGGMPLLFLHGVGSDRSAWDRQLERFGGERLAIAIDNPGYGDSGFIVGADRGCYADAAVAVLDALGIDRAHVCGLSLGGVVAIAMANRAPERIASLVLADTFAVHPEGQAIHDRSLAGAREHGMAGLAEARADALLAQPADPAVRAEVIATMSRIDPAAYALGAAAVWLADQRAEVAAIEAPTLILCGSEDRVTPPALSDALKTLIPHAGLIEIAGAGHLPNMEQPAIFNRVLAAFLSDVDENL; encoded by the coding sequence ATGAGCAGCATCGCGACGAGCCTCGGCCGCATCGGCCTTTCGACCAGCGGAAGCGGCGGCATGCCGTTGCTGTTTCTGCATGGGGTCGGATCGGACCGGAGCGCCTGGGACCGGCAGCTGGAGCGCTTCGGCGGGGAGCGGCTGGCCATCGCCATCGACAATCCGGGCTATGGCGACAGTGGGTTCATCGTCGGCGCCGACCGGGGCTGCTATGCCGATGCGGCGGTGGCAGTGCTGGACGCGCTCGGCATCGACCGGGCGCATGTCTGCGGGTTGAGCCTCGGCGGGGTGGTGGCAATCGCCATGGCCAACCGCGCGCCCGAGCGCATCGCTTCGCTGGTCCTCGCCGACACGTTCGCCGTGCATCCCGAGGGTCAGGCGATCCACGATCGGTCGCTCGCCGGCGCAAGGGAGCACGGCATGGCCGGGCTGGCCGAGGCGCGCGCCGACGCCCTGCTCGCCCAGCCCGCCGACCCTGCAGTCCGCGCCGAGGTGATCGCGACCATGTCGCGCATCGATCCGGCCGCCTACGCGCTCGGGGCGGCGGCGGTATGGCTGGCCGACCAGCGGGCGGAAGTGGCGGCGATTGAAGCTCCCACCCTCATCCTCTGCGGCAGCGAAGACCGGGTCACGCCGCCTGCCCTGTCGGATGCGCTGAAGACGCTCATTCCGCATGCCGGGCTGATCGAGATCGCCGGCGCGGGGCACCTGCCGAACATGGAACAGCCCGCCATTTTTAACCGGGTGCTGGCGGCATTCCTGTCCGATGTGGACGAGAATCTTTAG
- a CDS encoding transglutaminase-like cysteine peptidase has product MDKSLATVLGFAAAALLAPAAASAQTAASPYAVSANAVRKSEALLGTSSRLAELMAQQQGVAIAATAAATPALPAAPTPAVLRSPYSDRPITVRRAALETTERPDVFGSVALAIPATPLDRRWQAVAGRPADADSVSWAAGLRGRGDSERIDAVNRFVNARIAFVDDDRQFGRADVWQSAAESLRRGRGDCEDYAIAKRELLRAAGFADRDLYLVILKDLVRRSDHAVLVVASGGRLLVLDNGTDRIVDAADVTDYRPIFSYSAGRRWTHGYRRQAEPPMVLASVTSTGGDPLPVPAAAPVLMELEWKEPVFTISAADLLSVPLD; this is encoded by the coding sequence ATGGACAAGAGCCTCGCCACCGTCCTTGGCTTCGCCGCTGCCGCGCTGCTCGCGCCGGCCGCCGCTTCGGCCCAGACCGCCGCCTCGCCCTATGCGGTGAGCGCGAATGCGGTGCGCAAGAGCGAGGCCCTGCTCGGCACGTCCAGCCGCCTTGCCGAACTGATGGCGCAGCAGCAGGGGGTGGCCATCGCCGCGACTGCCGCCGCGACCCCGGCCTTGCCTGCTGCGCCGACCCCGGCCGTGCTGCGCTCGCCCTATTCGGATCGCCCGATCACCGTCCGCCGCGCCGCGCTCGAGACCACCGAGCGGCCCGACGTGTTCGGATCGGTCGCCCTTGCCATCCCCGCGACGCCGCTCGACCGGCGCTGGCAGGCCGTCGCCGGCCGTCCCGCCGATGCGGATTCGGTGAGCTGGGCGGCCGGGCTGCGCGGCCGCGGCGATTCCGAGCGGATCGACGCGGTGAACCGCTTCGTGAACGCGCGCATCGCCTTCGTCGACGACGACCGCCAGTTCGGCCGGGCGGACGTCTGGCAGAGCGCGGCGGAGTCGCTCCGGCGGGGCCGCGGCGACTGCGAGGATTATGCGATCGCCAAGCGCGAGCTGCTGCGCGCCGCCGGCTTCGCCGACCGCGACCTTTATCTGGTGATCCTCAAGGACCTCGTCCGGCGGAGCGACCATGCGGTGCTGGTCGTGGCGAGCGGCGGGCGGCTGCTGGTGCTCGACAATGGCACCGACCGCATCGTCGATGCCGCCGATGTCACCGATTATCGGCCGATCTTCTCCTATTCGGCGGGTCGCCGCTGGACCCACGGCTATCGCCGCCAGGCCGAGCCGCCGATGGTGCTGGCCTCGGTCACCTCGACCGGAGGCGATCCCTTGCCGGTCCCGGCCGCGGCGCCGGTGCTTATGGAGCTGGAGTGGAAGGAGCCGGTGTTCACCATTTCCGCCGCGGACCTGCTTTCCGTTCCGCTCGACTGA
- a CDS encoding HlyD family type I secretion periplasmic adaptor subunit has protein sequence MASIPFAPSAFQATHRTPLTGSRKIILFSSIGFFLFLIWSMVAHVDEVTNGQGKVIPSSKVQLIQSAEPATVREIIVRSGERVRQGQLLVRLDDTQSSSELGQVQAETQALQQRAARLGAEGGVGAGGIAGEEGALLDARRSALSGRLGALSATAEQRRREAAEAAATIGSLGQSLRLAQDNVNRLAPLAAKSIVPQTELANAQREVVDLQGRIAAAREQQGRAMAAVNEARAQAAEASAQFRQDALNERSQVTQKIAINEQTLRGAQGRLNRAELRSPVDGVVNDVQVTTRGGFVQAGQKIMEVVPLGDKLLVETRVRPSDIAFIKVGDRALVKVTAYDFSIYGGLQGKVVQVSADSIYDEATREAYFNVIVETERSYLTTAGRRLPITPGMMTDTQIITGQKSILTYLLKPVLKAKSDALTER, from the coding sequence ATGGCCTCCATTCCCTTCGCCCCAAGCGCCTTCCAGGCCACTCATCGCACGCCGCTGACCGGTTCGCGCAAGATCATCCTGTTCAGCAGCATCGGCTTCTTTCTGTTCCTGATCTGGTCGATGGTCGCCCATGTCGACGAGGTCACCAACGGCCAGGGCAAGGTCATCCCGTCGAGCAAGGTGCAGCTGATCCAGTCGGCCGAGCCCGCGACCGTGCGCGAGATCATCGTCCGTTCGGGCGAGCGGGTGCGCCAGGGCCAGCTGCTCGTCCGGCTCGACGACACTCAGTCCAGCTCGGAGCTCGGCCAGGTCCAGGCCGAGACGCAGGCGCTCCAGCAGCGCGCTGCCCGCCTCGGTGCCGAGGGCGGGGTCGGCGCCGGCGGGATCGCGGGCGAGGAAGGCGCGCTGCTCGACGCGCGGCGGAGCGCCCTGTCGGGACGGCTCGGCGCGCTCAGCGCCACCGCCGAGCAGCGCCGCCGGGAAGCCGCCGAGGCCGCCGCTACCATCGGCAGTCTCGGCCAGAGCCTCCGTCTCGCGCAGGACAATGTGAACCGGCTGGCGCCGCTCGCCGCCAAGAGCATCGTGCCGCAGACCGAGCTTGCCAATGCCCAGCGTGAGGTGGTCGACCTTCAGGGCCGCATCGCCGCCGCGCGCGAGCAGCAGGGCCGCGCCATGGCCGCCGTCAACGAAGCGCGCGCCCAGGCCGCCGAGGCGAGCGCGCAGTTCCGCCAGGATGCGCTGAACGAACGCAGTCAGGTCACCCAGAAGATCGCCATCAATGAGCAGACGTTGCGCGGCGCGCAGGGTCGTCTCAACCGTGCCGAGCTCCGCTCACCCGTCGACGGGGTCGTCAACGACGTCCAGGTCACCACCCGCGGCGGTTTCGTCCAGGCCGGGCAGAAGATCATGGAAGTGGTGCCGCTCGGCGACAAACTGCTGGTCGAGACCCGCGTCCGCCCCAGCGACATCGCCTTCATCAAGGTTGGCGACCGAGCGCTGGTGAAGGTCACCGCCTATGACTTCTCCATCTATGGCGGGCTTCAGGGCAAGGTGGTGCAGGTCAGCGCCGACTCCATCTATGACGAGGCGACCCGCGAGGCTTATTTCAACGTCATCGTGGAAACCGAGCGCAGTTATCTGACCACCGCCGGCCGCCGCCTCCCGATCACGCCGGGCATGATGACCGACACGCAGATCATCACCGGCCAGAAATCGATCCTGACCTATCTGCTGAAGCCGGTCCTCAAGGCCAAGAGCGACGCCCTGACCGAGCGCTGA
- a CDS encoding cell wall hydrolase, with translation MIAARRLSIRFAALRWETLALGALGLAALVAIAVTFVASMRSPVEAASVSLQPARAAALIAATSGEKSLEVRATGEAAEQINAALPFNGGPVQAAQPFNAPTGGTAYDRALTCLTQAVYYEAGFEPVEGRRAVAQVILNRMRHPAFPKSVCGVVYQRNATPICQFTFVCDGSLTRPAAATAWAESRKIAAAALAGYVEPSVGQATHYHANYVAPYWAPMLAKITQIGAHIFYRWPGAWGQRGAFNGRYIGEPADPASLRPALRPVVLAEGEAAIAVTPPAQLTFEQDKTIRRAANDVGGLMDPSKGWTLSIPDPQESATRTRALFAAQGQAPLPREAAAAAAVTTASSGSAVLAAN, from the coding sequence ATGATCGCCGCTCGCCGCCTGTCCATCCGCTTCGCCGCGCTCCGCTGGGAAACGCTGGCGCTCGGCGCCCTCGGCCTCGCCGCCCTCGTCGCAATCGCGGTCACGTTCGTCGCCAGCATGCGCTCGCCGGTCGAGGCCGCCTCCGTCTCGCTGCAGCCCGCTCGTGCCGCGGCGCTGATTGCGGCGACCAGCGGCGAGAAGTCGCTCGAAGTGCGCGCCACCGGAGAGGCCGCCGAGCAGATCAACGCCGCCCTGCCGTTCAACGGCGGTCCCGTCCAGGCCGCCCAGCCATTCAACGCACCGACCGGCGGCACTGCCTACGACCGCGCGCTGACCTGCCTCACCCAGGCGGTCTATTACGAAGCCGGGTTCGAGCCGGTCGAAGGTCGCCGCGCCGTCGCGCAGGTGATCCTCAACCGCATGCGCCACCCGGCCTTCCCGAAGTCGGTCTGCGGGGTCGTCTATCAGCGCAACGCGACGCCTATCTGCCAGTTCACCTTCGTCTGCGATGGTTCGCTGACCCGCCCGGCCGCGGCCACTGCCTGGGCCGAATCCCGCAAGATCGCCGCCGCCGCGCTCGCCGGTTACGTCGAACCATCGGTGGGACAGGCGACCCACTATCACGCCAACTATGTCGCCCCTTACTGGGCGCCGATGCTGGCCAAGATCACGCAGATCGGCGCCCACATCTTTTATCGCTGGCCGGGCGCCTGGGGGCAGCGCGGCGCCTTCAACGGCCGCTACATTGGCGAGCCGGCGGATCCCGCCTCGCTCCGTCCGGCGCTTCGTCCGGTCGTGCTGGCGGAGGGAGAGGCGGCGATCGCCGTTACCCCACCGGCTCAGCTCACCTTCGAACAGGACAAGACCATCCGCCGTGCCGCCAATGACGTCGGCGGGTTGATGGACCCGAGCAAGGGCTGGACGCTTTCCATCCCTGATCCGCAGGAAAGCGCCACCCGCACCCGCGCGCTCTTTGCCGCACAGGGCCAGGCGCCGCTCCCCCGCGAAGCCGCCGCCGCCGCGGCCGTCACCACTGCAAGCAGCGGCTCCGCCGTGCTCGCCGCCAACTAG
- a CDS encoding type I secretion system permease/ATPase, which yields MSFLHMVEASATEALDPVLDCLAYLARAADRPSSPVLLRAGLALTPQGLLPFHQVEPALEQVGMRGMPITRPLKGWPKSRLPAILELEDGRAIVLNELNGRDALVFVPGTAEPMWVAASEIEPLFTGRAVQVEADPTQERAGERPWDRAKRVHWFWSEINKLRSELRPVLLAALVVNLLAFAVPLFTMHVYDRVIPNKAIPTLWVLALGVCLALGLDFVLRLARAQLIDEVGRTLDAKLSQKLFEKIMNIPLAERAGSTGAMARRVSEYELVRDFFASTTVVLAVDMLFLVLFLGLITVLAGWLVLVPVVGIALMLAAGMSLQRGMNQAALDAQADSSLQHSVLVESISGLETLKAQRAEGQMLGRWRRLADMTAATQEKMRRLTAVAVNLASLSQQLISIGLLIGGFYLFNAGAMSMGAIIAIVMLAGRALAPVGQFAFLITRGKQAFTTLDSLQRMMESGDERVSAARSIVPEIRNGSIAMEHVSFRYPTAARDSLADINLTIRPGEKIGIIGRVASGKSTLGRLLCGLYAPTDGVMTVDGLDSRQYHPHQLRDAFRFVGQDAELFSGSVKDNLLLGGARASDEQLVDAVRRSGADIFLSRDAAGFDLPVGERGALLSGGQRALLVLARALVSDSRLLFLDEPTGAMDTQTEAYFIDKLKTALKPDQTLVVATHRHQMLAIVDRLLVIDQGRIIADGPVDEVLGRLRDAASAPVAREA from the coding sequence GTGAGTTTCCTGCACATGGTTGAAGCCTCGGCGACCGAGGCGCTCGACCCCGTCCTCGACTGTCTCGCCTATCTCGCGCGCGCAGCGGACCGGCCTTCGTCGCCAGTCCTGCTGCGCGCCGGGTTGGCGCTCACCCCCCAGGGCCTGCTGCCCTTCCACCAGGTCGAGCCCGCGCTCGAGCAGGTGGGCATGCGCGGCATGCCGATCACGCGCCCGCTCAAGGGCTGGCCCAAGTCCAGGCTGCCCGCCATCCTCGAACTGGAGGACGGCCGCGCGATCGTGCTCAACGAGCTGAACGGCCGCGACGCCCTGGTCTTCGTGCCCGGCACCGCCGAACCCATGTGGGTTGCAGCGAGCGAGATCGAACCGCTCTTCACCGGCCGCGCCGTCCAGGTCGAGGCCGATCCGACCCAGGAACGGGCCGGCGAGCGGCCGTGGGACCGGGCCAAGCGGGTTCACTGGTTCTGGAGCGAGATCAACAAGCTCCGGTCCGAGCTTCGCCCCGTGCTCCTCGCCGCCCTGGTGGTGAACCTGCTCGCCTTCGCCGTGCCCCTGTTCACCATGCACGTCTACGACCGGGTCATCCCCAACAAGGCGATCCCGACCCTGTGGGTGCTGGCGCTCGGCGTCTGTCTCGCCCTCGGCCTCGACTTCGTGCTCCGGCTCGCCCGGGCCCAGCTGATCGACGAGGTCGGGCGCACGCTCGACGCCAAGCTCAGCCAGAAACTGTTCGAGAAGATCATGAACATCCCGCTTGCCGAGCGGGCGGGAAGCACCGGCGCCATGGCCCGGCGGGTCAGCGAATATGAACTGGTCCGCGACTTCTTCGCCTCGACCACCGTCGTGCTGGCGGTCGACATGCTGTTCCTCGTCCTCTTCCTCGGCCTGATCACCGTGCTGGCCGGCTGGCTGGTGCTGGTGCCGGTCGTCGGGATCGCGCTGATGCTGGCGGCGGGGATGAGCCTGCAGCGCGGCATGAACCAGGCCGCGCTCGACGCGCAGGCCGACAGCAGCCTGCAGCATAGCGTGCTGGTCGAGAGCATCTCGGGCCTCGAAACCCTCAAGGCGCAGCGCGCCGAGGGCCAGATGCTCGGCCGCTGGCGGCGTCTGGCGGACATGACCGCCGCCACCCAGGAGAAGATGCGCCGCCTCACCGCGGTCGCGGTCAACCTCGCCAGCCTGTCGCAGCAGCTGATCTCGATCGGCCTGCTGATCGGCGGCTTCTACCTGTTCAACGCCGGCGCGATGAGCATGGGCGCGATCATCGCCATCGTCATGCTCGCCGGCCGCGCACTTGCCCCGGTCGGGCAGTTCGCCTTCCTCATCACCCGCGGCAAGCAGGCCTTCACCACGCTCGACAGCCTGCAGCGGATGATGGAATCGGGCGATGAACGGGTCAGCGCGGCCCGTTCGATCGTGCCCGAGATCCGCAACGGCTCGATCGCGATGGAGCATGTCTCCTTCCGCTATCCGACCGCCGCGCGCGACAGCCTCGCCGACATCAACCTCACCATTCGCCCCGGCGAGAAGATCGGCATCATCGGCCGCGTCGCCTCGGGCAAGTCGACGCTCGGCCGGCTGCTATGCGGCTTGTACGCACCGACCGACGGCGTGATGACGGTCGACGGCCTCGACAGCCGCCAATACCACCCGCACCAGCTGCGCGACGCCTTCCGCTTCGTCGGCCAGGACGCCGAACTCTTCTCCGGCTCGGTCAAGGACAATCTCCTGCTCGGCGGCGCGCGCGCCAGCGACGAACAATTGGTCGATGCGGTCCGCCGCTCCGGTGCCGACATCTTCCTGTCGCGCGACGCGGCCGGCTTCGACCTTCCGGTCGGCGAGCGCGGCGCGCTCCTGTCGGGCGGCCAGCGCGCCCTGCTGGTGCTCGCCCGCGCGCTCGTCAGCGACAGCCGCCTCTTGTTCCTCGACGAGCCGACCGGCGCGATGGACACGCAGACCGAGGCCTATTTCATCGACAAGCTGAAGACGGCGCTGAAGCCCGACCAGACGCTCGTCGTCGCCACCCACCGCCATCAGATGCTCGCCATCGTCGACCGCCTGCTGGTGATCGACCAGGGCCGGATCATCGCTGACGGCCCGGTCGACGAGGTGCTCGGCCGCCTGCGCGACGCGGCATCCGCTCCCGTGGCCAGGGAGGCCTGA